In one Pseudomonas sp. SCA2728.1_7 genomic region, the following are encoded:
- a CDS encoding cobalamin-binding protein: protein MRRLWLAVLLLAVSAPVLASLRVVSLAPSLSEIVVELDSADLLVGVLDAGERPAEIANVPSVGRYGQLDMEQLLSLQPDLLLLWPGSVGPAQRDQLKRLGIPTFVAEPHSFEQLITQIEAIAAQLGRPERGVKRASELRKQLAELRQRYRRDVPLRVFYQVWDKPLYTVGGGQIISDALEVCGARNVFADLSLPAPQVSIEAVLQRDPEVILAGDQAQLDAWKAWPQVAAVKHAKLLLVTDKGLERPSGQMISATAKLCQLIAPDH from the coding sequence ATGCGCCGTCTCTGGCTGGCGGTTCTGCTGCTGGCCGTCTCGGCTCCGGTGCTGGCGAGCCTGCGGGTGGTCAGCCTCGCGCCGTCGCTGTCTGAAATTGTCGTTGAACTGGATTCGGCTGACCTGCTGGTCGGCGTGCTGGATGCCGGGGAGCGTCCTGCTGAAATTGCCAACGTCCCCTCTGTCGGCCGCTATGGCCAACTCGACATGGAACAACTGCTGAGCCTCCAGCCTGATTTATTGTTGCTGTGGCCCGGCAGTGTCGGCCCTGCGCAGCGTGATCAGCTCAAGCGCTTGGGCATCCCGACCTTCGTCGCCGAACCGCATTCCTTTGAGCAACTCATTACCCAGATAGAAGCCATTGCCGCGCAATTGGGGCGACCTGAACGTGGGGTGAAACGGGCTTCGGAGTTGCGCAAACAACTCGCAGAGCTGCGCCAGCGCTATCGCCGCGATGTGCCGTTGCGGGTTTTCTATCAGGTGTGGGACAAGCCGCTGTACACCGTCGGTGGCGGGCAGATCATCAGCGATGCGCTGGAAGTGTGCGGGGCGCGCAATGTGTTCGCTGACCTGAGTCTACCGGCGCCGCAGGTGAGTATTGAGGCGGTTTTGCAGCGTGATCCTGAAGTGATTCTGGCGGGGGATCAGGCGCAACTTGATGCGTGGAAGGCGTGGCCACAGGTGGCGGCGGTGAAGCATGCAAAGTTACTGTTGGTCACCGACAAAGGCCTTGAGCGCCCAAGCGGCCAGATGATCAGCGCCACCGCCAAGCTCTGCCAATTGATTGCGCCGGACCACTGA
- a CDS encoding TonB-dependent receptor: MNLSRLALPFLLLPSTNAFADTFERDQALKLPDMLISANRQVEARNDSSAANTVFTREDIDRLQPSDVPDLLRRVPGVQVAQAGGRGSLPGIYIRGTQSAQSLVLVDGQRIGSSTSGDSNLQHLNIEQIERVEVLRGSRSVIYGSDAIGGVIQIFTRRGTEQGLQPRMHIGFGSNQTWQRSLGLSGVDDKTRFNLGASLDETAGIDRTHESYPSDGDHDAYRNKSVSLSLSHALTDDIEIGANLLDNRGKGEFDNPFGRYDFATDQSYQQQPYSDFNVSSVSSYVDARVNEIWKTRVEFGHSENREKTLDKLSDERTVFNTYRDSVNWQNDLTLDARNSLILGGDWYEDRVNSSTAFDEDSRWNRAAFIQHRYQADSFSTELGLRHDDNQQFGSQNTWSGTFTLPLNPDNDLLLSYSEGFRAPTFNDLYYPDFSNPDLKPETSKSYELQWRSQLTDSSRLEASIYRTDLKDAIIFGSNSRPENVASARINGFEAALKQELFGWQSNLGVAIIDPRDRDTGHTLARRARRTLSWDLDRQFDQVSLGASWQAVSSSYDDKDNTQALGGYALFGLRSSWALNREIKLDLKVDNIFDKSYSRANYSYDGSQYGYREEGRGWMFGVTWTPEL, from the coding sequence ATGAACCTCTCGCGCCTCGCCCTGCCCTTTCTTCTGCTGCCATCCACCAACGCTTTCGCCGATACCTTCGAGCGTGATCAGGCACTGAAACTGCCGGACATGCTGATCTCAGCCAACCGCCAGGTCGAAGCCCGCAACGACAGCAGCGCCGCCAACACGGTATTCACTCGCGAAGACATCGACCGTCTGCAACCGAGCGACGTGCCGGACCTGCTGCGGCGCGTCCCCGGCGTGCAAGTGGCGCAGGCCGGCGGGCGCGGCAGTCTGCCGGGGATCTACATTCGCGGCACGCAGTCGGCGCAGAGTCTGGTGCTGGTTGATGGCCAGCGCATCGGCAGTTCCACTTCCGGCGACAGCAACCTGCAGCACCTGAATATCGAGCAGATCGAACGGGTGGAAGTGCTGCGCGGTTCGCGTTCGGTGATTTACGGCAGCGATGCGATTGGCGGGGTGATTCAGATCTTCACCCGGCGCGGCACTGAGCAAGGATTGCAGCCACGGATGCATATCGGTTTCGGCAGTAATCAAACGTGGCAGCGCAGCCTCGGCTTGTCCGGCGTCGATGACAAGACCCGCTTCAATCTCGGCGCCAGCCTCGATGAAACCGCCGGAATCGACCGTACCCATGAGTCGTATCCAAGCGATGGCGATCACGACGCCTACCGCAATAAATCCGTCAGCCTGAGCCTCAGCCATGCACTGACCGATGACATCGAAATCGGCGCCAATCTGCTGGATAACCGTGGCAAGGGCGAGTTCGACAACCCGTTCGGTAGATATGACTTCGCGACGGATCAGTCCTACCAGCAGCAGCCCTACAGCGATTTCAACGTCAGCAGCGTCAGCAGTTACGTCGATGCCCGGGTCAACGAGATCTGGAAAACCCGCGTCGAGTTCGGCCATAGCGAAAACCGCGAGAAAACCCTCGACAAGCTCAGCGACGAACGCACGGTGTTCAACACCTACCGCGATTCGGTGAACTGGCAAAACGACCTGACCCTGGATGCCCGCAACAGCCTGATCCTCGGCGGCGACTGGTACGAAGACCGGGTCAACAGCAGCACCGCATTCGACGAAGACAGCCGCTGGAACCGCGCCGCGTTCATTCAGCATCGATATCAGGCCGACAGTTTCTCCACGGAGCTGGGGCTGCGCCATGACGATAACCAGCAATTCGGTAGCCAGAACACCTGGAGCGGCACGTTCACCCTGCCGCTGAACCCGGACAACGATCTGTTGCTGAGCTACAGCGAAGGCTTCCGCGCGCCGACCTTCAACGACCTGTACTACCCGGACTTCAGCAACCCGGATCTGAAACCGGAAACCTCGAAAAGCTACGAGCTGCAATGGCGCAGTCAGTTGACCGATAGCAGTCGCCTGGAAGCGTCGATTTACCGTACCGACCTCAAAGACGCGATCATCTTCGGCAGCAACTCACGTCCAGAGAACGTGGCTTCAGCACGCATCAACGGTTTCGAAGCAGCGCTGAAGCAGGAGTTGTTCGGCTGGCAGAGCAATCTTGGCGTAGCGATCATCGATCCGCGTGATCGGGATACCGGGCACACCTTGGCCCGGCGTGCGCGGCGGACGTTGAGCTGGGATCTGGATCGACAGTTTGATCAAGTCAGCCTCGGCGCCAGTTGGCAGGCGGTCAGCAGCAGTTATGACGATAAGGACAATACGCAGGCGCTGGGCGGCTATGCGCTGTTCGGCTTGCGCAGCAGTTGGGCACTGAATCGCGAGATCAAGCTGGATCTGAAGGTCGATAACATTTTCGACAAGAGCTACAGCCGGGCGAATTACAGCTACGACGGCAGCCAGTATGGCTATCGCGAAGAAGGTCGGGGGTGGATGTTTGGTGTCACCTGGACGCCAGAGCTTTGA
- the dxs gene encoding 1-deoxy-D-xylulose-5-phosphate synthase, whose amino-acid sequence MPTTFHEIPRKRPTTPLLDRANTPDGLRRLGEAELETLADELRLELLYTVGQTGGHFGAGLGVIELTIALHYVFDTPDDRLLWDVGHQAYPHKILTGRRERMGTLRQKDGIAAFPRRAESEYDTFGVGHSSTSISAALGMAIAARLQNSDRKAIAVIGDGALTAGMAFEALNHAPEVNANMLVILNDNDMSISRNVGGLSNYLAKILSSRTYASMREGSKKVLSRLPGAWEIARRTEEYAKGMLVPGTLFEELGWNYIGPIDGHDLPTLIATLRNMRDLKGPQFLHIVTKKGKGFAPAEVDPIGYHAITKLEPLDAPAAAPKQASGPKYSAVFGEWLCDMAAADPRLVGITPAMKEGSDLVAFSERFPLRYFDVAIAEQHAVTFAAGMACEGAKPVVAIYSTFLQRGYDQLVHDVAVQNLDVLFAIDRAGLVGEDGPTHAGSFDLSYLRCIPGMVIMTPSDENELRKMLTTGHLYNGPAAVRYPRGSGPNAAIEKDLEPIEIGKGIVRRQGSNVALLVFGVQLAEALKVAEKLDATVVDMRFVKPLDEDLVRAIAGSHELLVTIEENAIMGGAGGAVSEFLARENILKSILHLGLPDIYVEHAKPAQMLAECGLDEAGIEASIRQRLALLDK is encoded by the coding sequence ATGCCCACGACGTTTCATGAGATTCCCCGCAAGCGCCCGACCACGCCCCTGCTCGACCGCGCGAATACGCCGGACGGCCTGCGCCGGTTAGGCGAAGCCGAGCTGGAAACCCTGGCCGATGAGTTGCGCCTGGAATTGCTCTACACGGTCGGTCAGACCGGTGGGCATTTCGGTGCCGGCCTGGGCGTGATCGAGCTGACCATCGCGTTGCATTACGTCTTTGACACGCCAGACGACCGTCTGCTGTGGGACGTCGGTCATCAGGCGTATCCGCACAAGATCCTCACCGGTCGCCGCGAGCGCATGGGCACCCTGCGTCAGAAGGACGGCATCGCTGCCTTCCCGCGCCGCGCCGAGAGCGAGTACGACACCTTTGGCGTCGGCCACTCCAGCACCTCGATCAGCGCTGCACTGGGTATGGCGATTGCCGCCCGCCTGCAGAACAGTGATCGCAAGGCGATTGCCGTGATCGGCGACGGTGCGTTGACCGCCGGCATGGCTTTCGAAGCGCTTAACCATGCGCCGGAAGTCAACGCCAACATGCTGGTGATCCTCAACGACAACGACATGTCGATCTCGCGCAATGTCGGCGGTCTGTCGAATTATCTGGCGAAAATCCTTTCCAGCCGCACCTACGCGAGCATGCGTGAGGGCAGCAAAAAAGTGCTGTCGCGTCTGCCCGGCGCTTGGGAAATCGCCCGTCGAACCGAAGAATACGCCAAGGGCATGCTGGTCCCCGGCACCCTGTTTGAGGAGCTGGGCTGGAATTACATCGGCCCGATCGACGGCCACGACCTGCCCACGCTGATCGCCACGCTGCGCAACATGCGCGATCTGAAAGGCCCGCAGTTCCTGCACATCGTCACCAAGAAAGGCAAAGGCTTCGCCCCGGCGGAAGTTGACCCGATTGGTTACCACGCCATTACCAAGCTCGAACCACTGGACGCTCCAGCCGCCGCACCGAAGCAGGCCAGCGGGCCGAAATACTCGGCGGTGTTCGGCGAGTGGCTGTGCGACATGGCGGCGGCTGATCCACGTCTGGTCGGGATTACCCCGGCGATGAAGGAAGGCTCGGATCTGGTGGCGTTCAGCGAACGCTTCCCGCTGCGCTACTTCGACGTGGCGATTGCCGAGCAGCACGCGGTGACATTCGCTGCCGGCATGGCCTGCGAAGGCGCGAAACCGGTGGTGGCGATCTACTCGACATTCCTCCAGCGCGGTTACGACCAACTGGTGCATGACGTCGCGGTGCAGAACCTCGACGTACTGTTCGCCATCGACCGCGCCGGTCTGGTCGGCGAAGACGGTCCAACCCACGCCGGTAGCTTCGATCTGTCGTACCTGCGCTGCATCCCGGGCATGGTCATCATGACCCCGAGCGATGAAAACGAGCTGCGCAAGATGCTCACCACCGGCCACCTGTACAACGGCCCGGCGGCGGTGCGTTACCCGCGCGGTAGCGGCCCGAATGCGGCCATTGAGAAAGATCTTGAGCCGATTGAAATCGGTAAAGGCATCGTCCGTCGTCAGGGCAGCAACGTCGCTCTGCTGGTGTTCGGCGTGCAACTGGCCGAGGCGCTGAAAGTCGCCGAGAAACTGGATGCCACCGTGGTCGACATGCGCTTCGTCAAACCGCTGGATGAAGATCTGGTACGCGCGATTGCCGGCAGCCACGAGTTACTGGTGACCATCGAAGAGAACGCGATCATGGGCGGCGCCGGCGGCGCGGTCAGCGAGTTCCTCGCGCGCGAGAACATTCTCAAGTCGATCCTGCATCTGGGCTTGCCGGATATCTACGTCGAGCACGCCAAGCCTGCACAGATGCTGGCCGAGTGCGGGCTGGATGAGGCCGGGATCGAAGCGTCGATTCGTCAGCGTCTGGCCTTACTCGACAAATAA
- the ispA gene encoding (2E,6E)-farnesyl diphosphate synthase, which translates to MIAAYTASSQTRVNAALETLFNAPLPELARLYEAMRYSVMNGGKRVRPLLAYAACEALGGKAEQANGAACAVELIHAYSLVHDDLPAMDDDDLRRGQPTTHKKFDEACAILAGDGLQSLAFSALLEPRLSDCSSDIRLQMVTALANAAGPAGMVGGQAIDLGSVGLKLDQKALEQMHRHKTGALIEVSVKLGALASGRAEPDELRALQTYAQAIGLAFQVQDDILDVESDTETLGKRQGADIARDKPTYPALLGLDAAKAYALELRDQALHALRPFDAAAEPLRELARYIVERRN; encoded by the coding sequence ATGATTGCCGCGTACACGGCGAGCAGTCAGACCCGGGTTAACGCAGCGCTGGAAACCCTGTTCAATGCGCCGTTGCCGGAGCTGGCGCGGCTTTACGAAGCCATGCGCTACAGCGTGATGAACGGCGGCAAACGCGTGCGTCCGCTGCTGGCCTACGCCGCGTGCGAAGCGCTCGGTGGCAAAGCTGAGCAAGCCAACGGCGCGGCTTGCGCGGTCGAGCTGATCCACGCTTATTCGCTGGTTCACGATGATTTGCCGGCGATGGACGACGACGATCTGCGTCGCGGCCAGCCGACCACTCACAAGAAATTCGATGAAGCCTGCGCGATTCTCGCCGGTGACGGTTTGCAGAGCCTGGCCTTCAGCGCCCTGCTCGAACCGCGCCTGAGCGACTGCAGCAGCGACATTCGCCTGCAAATGGTCACTGCGCTGGCTAACGCCGCAGGCCCGGCAGGCATGGTCGGCGGTCAAGCCATCGACCTCGGCTCGGTCGGCCTCAAACTCGATCAGAAAGCCCTCGAACAGATGCACCGGCACAAGACCGGCGCGCTGATCGAAGTCAGCGTCAAACTCGGCGCCCTGGCCAGCGGCCGTGCCGAGCCGGATGAACTGCGCGCCCTGCAGACTTATGCACAGGCCATCGGCCTCGCTTTCCAAGTGCAGGACGACATCCTCGACGTCGAAAGCGATACCGAAACACTCGGTAAACGCCAGGGTGCCGATATCGCCCGCGACAAGCCGACCTACCCGGCGCTGCTCGGTCTCGACGCTGCCAAGGCTTACGCGCTGGAACTGCGCGATCAGGCCCTGCACGCCCTGCGACCGTTTGACGCGGCAGCCGAGCCGTTGCGCGAGCTGGCCCGGTATATCGTCGAGCGGCGCAACTGA
- a CDS encoding exodeoxyribonuclease VII small subunit, producing MARKKAALDFEQSLADLQTLVERLENGELSLEDSLTAFEQGIGLTRDCQAALAQAEQKVQVLLERDGELAEEPFDAEQPE from the coding sequence ATGGCCCGCAAAAAAGCTGCACTGGATTTCGAACAGTCCCTCGCCGACCTGCAAACACTGGTCGAACGTCTGGAGAACGGTGAATTGTCGCTGGAAGACTCGCTGACCGCTTTCGAGCAGGGCATCGGTCTGACCCGTGATTGCCAGGCAGCGCTGGCGCAGGCCGAGCAGAAGGTGCAAGTGCTGCTGGAGCGCGATGGCGAACTCGCCGAGGAACCCTTCGACGCGGAACAGCCAGAATGA
- a CDS encoding DUF2135 domain-containing protein: MRSFLWLLIGLACAPALLAAPTAELSEPVGGWRYHGLLDRTENPQVAYPTPPIDRGIQRNRTMIQGQLKAIGHMRPPHSLAVNGNPLNLYTDDQGRFARPYAFGAGSNSVEVISAEGQSLKRVQFYEANNLRTPARIRLVLGWDDPKAELDLHIVTPDGQHAFWAQPALSNGGGLDPDGVDGPGPEMFTMTAPLHGTYLVYVNYWGNFGNGGYNFEETSNQNEVITSQITLVLNENTVDEKRETFIVPLRAIGDLLLVKTFNY, encoded by the coding sequence ATGCGTTCATTTCTTTGGCTGCTGATCGGCCTGGCCTGCGCGCCCGCACTGCTGGCGGCGCCGACGGCCGAGCTGTCGGAGCCGGTCGGTGGCTGGCGCTATCACGGCTTGCTCGACCGCACGGAAAACCCGCAAGTCGCCTACCCGACGCCGCCGATCGATCGCGGCATCCAGCGCAATCGCACGATGATCCAGGGCCAGCTCAAGGCCATCGGCCATATGCGCCCGCCGCACAGTCTTGCCGTGAATGGCAATCCACTGAATCTGTACACCGACGACCAAGGCCGTTTCGCCCGGCCGTACGCGTTCGGCGCGGGCTCCAACAGCGTCGAAGTGATCAGCGCCGAAGGCCAGTCGCTCAAGCGCGTGCAATTTTATGAAGCAAACAATTTGCGCACGCCGGCGCGAATTCGTCTTGTCTTGGGATGGGACGATCCGAAAGCCGAACTCGATCTGCACATTGTCACGCCCGACGGTCAGCATGCGTTCTGGGCACAACCGGCGCTGAGCAATGGCGGCGGCCTCGACCCGGATGGTGTCGATGGCCCGGGCCCGGAAATGTTCACCATGACCGCGCCGCTGCATGGCACCTACCTGGTTTACGTCAACTATTGGGGCAACTTCGGCAACGGCGGCTATAACTTCGAGGAGACCAGCAACCAGAACGAGGTGATCACCTCGCAAATCACGCTGGTGCTCAACGAAAACACCGTCGACGAAAAACGCGAAACGTTCATCGTGCCCCTGCGGGCGATCGGTGATCTGCTGCTGGTCAAGACTTTCAACTATTAA
- a CDS encoding DUF2138 domain-containing protein yields MSDNTVTSAADTPAAKPSRRWPLLLAGLCLVAGVAGGFGWLLLKPKAPPAELASDKLGLSRPDALLETRSLSQLPKDLLTVPFLKATLTEDFVFYYETHADRLGLIGSLRRIIYEHDLKLQDSLIEQLFDQPADVALWRGADGRLKDFLLVMDRGGLAKLLEPLAKVALDDTQLSQMGELKVGGDTVPLYQLTYNASKALLFASHGDKLVVLSNPAKYYDPESGVSEESGHVSPQALAALLNGEKLFPEAFGLPAKTAETKQRLSVNSSVLAMGYQRFIPNFAGLRFDMDDKGWHSYLAMDELENQPDFDFKPVWQAMPLGASACVTLPVAAEPQKPLLVKLGAEEAVAQTLTGHVAGAAGLCWYADSRLYTPLLVASLKDEDSSKLDGDLGKLFGSMVGAFESNVEENVFPVVEKQEGQSHVWQRQVSSNFGPYAAKTAENPDAISGKAFMKVSLARHGSTLLFSLDDKLVDKALGTLDKRFPPMADVLPKDVLMPIYFGPDSMAQLMQQETLDSLPQDMEPVFYNAAQTYLIPKLRTLGGYGKYALTLPEGSEPDGHWQWLPLEWKAL; encoded by the coding sequence ATGAGCGATAACACTGTTACTTCGGCTGCCGACACGCCAGCGGCCAAACCTTCGCGGCGCTGGCCTTTGCTCCTGGCCGGGTTGTGCCTGGTGGCCGGCGTGGCGGGTGGTTTTGGCTGGCTGCTGCTCAAGCCCAAGGCACCGCCGGCGGAATTGGCCAGTGACAAGCTTGGCCTGAGCCGCCCGGATGCGTTGCTGGAAACCCGCTCGCTGAGTCAGTTGCCCAAGGACTTGCTGACGGTGCCGTTCCTCAAGGCCACGCTCACCGAAGATTTCGTCTTCTATTACGAGACCCATGCTGATCGCCTCGGCTTGATCGGCAGTCTGCGCCGGATCATTTACGAGCATGACCTGAAACTGCAGGACAGCTTGATCGAACAGCTTTTCGATCAACCGGCCGACGTCGCGTTGTGGCGTGGCGCGGATGGTCGCTTGAAGGATTTCCTGCTGGTGATGGATCGCGGCGGGCTGGCGAAGCTGCTCGAGCCCTTGGCGAAAGTCGCGCTGGATGACACGCAGCTCAGCCAGATGGGCGAACTCAAGGTCGGCGGCGACACTGTGCCGCTGTATCAACTGACCTATAACGCCAGCAAAGCGCTGTTGTTCGCCTCCCACGGCGACAAACTGGTGGTGCTGTCGAACCCGGCCAAGTATTACGACCCGGAAAGTGGCGTCTCCGAAGAATCGGGGCACGTCTCGCCACAAGCGCTGGCGGCACTGCTCAATGGCGAAAAACTCTTTCCTGAGGCGTTCGGTCTGCCGGCGAAAACCGCGGAAACCAAACAGCGTCTGTCAGTCAATTCCAGCGTTCTCGCCATGGGTTATCAGCGCTTCATCCCGAACTTCGCCGGGCTGCGTTTCGACATGGACGACAAGGGCTGGCACAGCTACCTGGCCATGGACGAGCTGGAAAACCAGCCCGACTTCGATTTCAAACCGGTCTGGCAAGCCATGCCGCTGGGTGCCAGTGCCTGCGTGACTTTGCCGGTGGCTGCCGAACCGCAGAAACCGCTGTTGGTTAAACTCGGCGCTGAAGAAGCGGTAGCGCAGACCCTCACCGGACATGTGGCTGGCGCGGCAGGCCTGTGCTGGTACGCCGATTCGCGTTTGTACACGCCGCTGTTGGTCGCCAGTCTGAAAGACGAGGACAGCAGCAAACTCGATGGCGACCTCGGCAAGCTGTTCGGTTCGATGGTCGGTGCGTTCGAGTCCAACGTCGAAGAAAACGTCTTCCCGGTGGTCGAGAAGCAGGAAGGCCAGAGCCACGTCTGGCAGCGCCAGGTCAGCTCCAACTTCGGCCCGTATGCGGCGAAGACTGCGGAGAACCCGGACGCGATTTCCGGCAAGGCGTTCATGAAAGTCAGCCTCGCTCGCCACGGTTCGACGCTGCTGTTTTCCCTCGACGACAAACTCGTCGACAAAGCCCTCGGCACCCTCGACAAACGCTTCCCGCCAATGGCCGACGTGCTGCCCAAAGATGTGCTGATGCCGATCTACTTCGGCCCGGATTCGATGGCGCAGCTGATGCAGCAGGAAACCCTCGACAGCCTGCCGCAAGACATGGAGCCGGTGTTCTATAACGCTGCACAAACCTACCTGATTCCGAAACTGCGCACCCTCGGCGGCTATGGCAAATATGCCCTGACTTTGCCTGAAGGCAGTGAGCCGGATGGCCACTGGCAGTGGTTGCCGCTGGAGTGGAAAGCGCTGTGA